GGGGCGAGCGTACCAGGCAGGGCCTCGGACCGGATTGGGGTGGACCCCATGGGAGGTCAGCCTACAGGGACGGGCCGGGGCCTAGGGGGCCATCTAGCACCTCCACTCCCGCCCCCAGGAATCCTGAGCTACTTAAACTACATGGGCATGTGGGGCAAAGGGACGCCCTCCATGGAACGGCGGATGAGCTACCGCCGGTGGGCCTCGCTGCAGAACACCCGGAAGTCCTTATCCGAACCGCCCTCGTCGTTGGACGCAGGCTCCAAGCACAACGAGGACCTGTCCGTTTAAGAGCCTGCCCCcggccccccaccacccccagccccgtCCAAGCCTCTCGAAGCCAACTGCACCCGAGCTTCTCAGGACACTGATGCCGGGCCACCCCTTTCACCTTGGCCTTCCCGCCCAGCGtgtctctccctgcccccaccccggaAGTCCGGCGGTGCCCGCTCGCGTtctgcgcgcgcgcgcgcgcgcggccGGAGCGGTGTGGCCCCGCCCCCGAGCCTGgtgcggccccgcccccaggtgtCTAGCTCTCACTGGCGGTGGCCTGAAGCCTCACGCCATTATAGGCATTCCTACCCCTCCGAGGGCCAGCACCGCCCCAGAACGTCCAGTCTGGCCCCCCGGACAGACATGACACTGCCCAGCCTTGGATGTCGCCCCGCTCATCGGTGGAACAGGCCCTACCCCCCGGGGGGCGTGGCTTGCAATTATATTTCCACCGTCCTTCACGTTCCTGGCTTTCCCAGCCATTAATAAAACGTGGGTTCCTTCTCTCAGAGTCTGAGCCTCCGTTTCCTGCTCTCCCTCCAAGGAAGAGTGGGGCTCAGAGTCCTTGCCTTGCGCTTTGGGGCCTGAGCCTTTCTGTCTACACCTGCCTCTGAcccttcctttccctgctgctcataACTGCAAATCTCCCGCTAAGAGTCCGGGAGGGCTGGAGAGGCTCTAGTCCGGGCCGGATGGTTCCCGAGTTCCCAGGTGTCCAGCGTCTGGAAGCCAGAACGACACCAGGACTTGATGCGAATTTGATGCATATTCGATTTTACTAGGGGTAAAGGACAGGGCGGGGGCATTCAGGGGTTGTCAGTCATGGTCTTATTGATCCAGTCCAGATACAAAATCACTTTGGTGTAGACGGAGGGCTTATTGGGAGTGCCACACGGGATGTGGCCCCATGACGTGATTCCTTGCAACATACCCTCGCAGATCAGCGGGCCCCCTGAGTCACCCTACAGCacaaagggggaggggagagtgtgAGAGAGGTTAGCAAAGACTTGAGGGTTTTGCCTGGTGAGCTCTAGCACTTAGACGGCGAGTGCACAGATCCAGACAGTAACTCCCCAtgtctggagaaggagatagTTGTCTCCAGAGCCCACTCCCTTAAGAACATCATTGCGGATTCCGACAGAGGGGACAGTGGCTCGAGTCCTGCCGATGGGGAGGGAGTCTCAGGGTCCAGTGCCTGCCCAGGGTGGGCAGGATTCAGGATTCAGGAGCAAGATGGTCCCGGCAGGCAGGTCAGTGCGGAGGAGGAGCAGGACCCTACAGGACCCGCCCGTCCTCAAGCTCACCTCTCCCCAGGCTTTCTCTGACTGGACCGGGAATGTGTGTCAGAGAGGGGAACGCGTGAACTCTGATGTGTGTGGAGGTTGGGGATACAGGAAGGAAAGGGGGTAGCGAGCCTGCTTAGCTCTGAACCCCAGCGCAGAATctgagcccccgcccccagcacttCAAGGCCCggaggctggggggggggggggggcaggctgGCTCACCACGCAGGTGTCCTTGCCGCCCTCCAGGTGTCCAGCACACAGCATGCACTCTGTCACCTCCTGGGGGTGGGCTGTGGCACACTTCTCATTGGGTAGGAGGATGAGGTCCACACACTGGAGATCGTCTGGGTAAGAGACTGCGGGCCAGGGAGAGACGCGGCTGCGGCCAGACCCCACACCCTCAGCCCTCCTCCCTCAGACTCTCGAGTTCAGGTCCCCGGGCCCCTCCTCCCGCACACCCCGGTGCCCGGGTTCCACGGTGCACCGTCTGGACGCCGGCATACACTCGTCTGGCGTGACGCTGCCCCAGCCGGAGGCGTAGCAGGTGGTCCCCAGTTGGGGTTCCTTGGTGGGCAGACCCAGGACCTGCACGTCCTGTGTGAGCTGGACGGGCTCCTGCAGACGGAGCAGCATGAGGTCGTGGCTGTAGTCCTCTCCTGGCTGGCGGGTGTGGTTTTCCAGGAGGCTCAGGTTGAATCCCGGATTTGGGAAGTCCTCACTGACACCGGCGAACTGGGCCGTGTCTTCGTCCTCAAACAGGTTGTGGCGACCTAGCCAGACCTGGTAATTtctaggggaaggagaggatggtgACCTTGagcgtggggtgggggtgggggaggaagggcttccctggtggctcagacggtaaaagaacctgccggcaatgcgggagacccgggttcaatccctagatcgggaagatcccctggagaagggaatggccacccattctagtattcttgcctggagaattccacggacagaggagcctggtggctgcagtccatggggtcccagagggtcagacaggactgacaaGCAAGCAATGGGGGAGGAAAGGGAGACGGAGGAGGAGAACATGAGGAGGGGTccaaagagaaacaggaaagggggtgaaagagagagagagacaggaaagatAGAGTCACAGAAAACAGAGAACAGTGAGCGCAAGAATAAGAGAATGTGACAATGTCACAGAGACAAAGAAACGGAGTGAAAAAGAGCTTGGAACGGTAGAGGGGATGGGAAAGAAGGGGGAGAGACAGAGCACGCCGGAGATAAGGAAGAGACGGAGACGGTGAGAAATAGGcccaaaaaaaagaggaagggagggcaaAGACGGAAGGAGCAAGGAGAGCGAAAACGGGTCCACAGGaggtgggaagaagagagaatgaGGAACAGGCAGGGGAGGCGAGCGGGTGAGAGTTTGACAGAGAAAAgggagagggggcggggcggaaggggcgggagggggcggggcgggaagggcgggagggggcggggcctgggacCAGCTCAGCTGCAGCGGAGGCTCCGGGGCTGGTTCCCCAGAGAGCAGGTGGCCTGGCCCCCGGCCCAAGGTCTGCGTCCCCTTCCTgccccagctccctccctccctcttcttcttcttccttccctcccctgccctcgCCTCCCCAGCTCAAGCTGACACCAGCCCTTCTCTGTGTCCCCTTAGAGCCACCCCTCTATGCACGGATGGGGACAATCTCTTCCGTTTCTCTGGGGAGAAGGCGTGCTCAGTAGTGATGGATGAgggactgagagagagagagagacagacagacagagacagacagagtcagagacagagagagacagagagatgggggcagggcagagagaTGGAGGGTGACACATAGGTGATAAAGATGGTAGCAGAGACCTTGAGAtggacagagacagggagagagacagagacggagacaaaagagagagggagatagACATAAATCGTcgtcacagacacacagaaccaGTTAGTGAGAGACTGACAGGACAGAGGGAGACGTAGAAAGACAGAGGGACAGTTAGGAGGACTGACTCAAGAGAGCCAGGCAACCGTggagcaggcttccctggggtcatccagtcccagccctgcctctctcGTCTTGTGACCCTGGACCACAACCCCCTCCAACCCCCGTCTCTGCTTGAGGCCCCCAGCCTCCCCTGAGGTTATCAGAGGGGACAGTGcctgcatgcacgtgcgcgtgtctgtgtgtgtgtgtgtgtgtgtgtgtgtgtgtgtgttagttgctcagtcgtgtccaaccctttgtgacctcgaggactgtagcctgccaggctcctctgtccatggagttctccaggaaggaatactggagcgggttgccattcccttctccaggggatcttcctgacccagggatggaacccaggcctctggcattgcaggcagactctttcctgtctgagccaccagggaagcccacccgaGGGTCAGTGCTGGCCGCTTAATCCTGTGTGCACGGGGCCCCCTCCAGACCCCCCGCCCCTACTCACTCGCTCTTGCAGTGAGCGGCTGTGAGCACCCACTGAGGGGCCACCAGGACACCCCCACACTGGAAGGTGCTGAAGTGGTATATAGCCACCTGCCAGGGCTGGGAATGCTTCTCACACTCCTGGCCTCCGACGATCCGGGACTGAATGGGGGGCACAGCGCCTGCAGAGGAGGTGCTCCAGGTCATGTGGGGAGAGGGGCAAGGCAGTGGGCTGTGGGACTGCAGGGCCATGGGAGTGCCTGACCAGAGCTGGGGGGCGGCCTGAGGACATGGGCCAGGGGCTGTGCGAAGGGCCTGGAATTCTGGGGACCATCGCTGAGGTGGTGGGGTGGTGTTGGAGGCTGATCCTGGGTATGGAGActgcagagcacagagctgaccCTGGGGATTAGGGAGGGAATGACAAGACATCGTGTACAGCAGGCATCTGGTGTGGGGTTTGGATGGCCTGGCTTCTTGGAGTGGAGGACGAGaggctctgggctctgggaggGGAAACCGAGGGTTAAAGGCCCCAGGAGGCTGAGCccgaggctgtgggaggaaggctTTGGAGGATGAAAGGGCTCCCGGGCTGATGAAATGGTCAGGGCAAGGGCTGACTGTCAGGCGCTCTGGAAAGAATGCAGATTTGCAGATTCAGATTAGAGGGGCCAAGAAGAGCATCCGGGGGACCTGGGGACTCCTGGATTGGGGCCGGGAGATACGGGAGAATCTGGGGTTCTGGATCAAAGAGCGAATGAAAGGATTAGGCTGGGAAAGGAGTCCCATGAGGGTCAGAGTCCTGCAATCCAGGAATGACAATCTAAGAGGAGTTAGGGCTCTGGAACCAGGTTGGGGTCAGATTGGGAGGGAGCTCGGGAGGAGGGAAGGTGGAATGGTGGTCATTCTGGATTCAGGTGATTCTCGTGGGGATGGGGCTCATGGTCTGGGGACCTGGGGTTCTCCTGGGGGCAGGGCCAGAACAGAAGTGAAGGGGAAGGCATGCCAGGGGCCAAGCAGCTGTGGGGACACAGAACTCACTTGATGGGGGAGGTTTTAGAATCAGATGTTGAGGTATCTTGGGACAGGACAGCTGGGCTGAGAAGGTGTGTGTTGGGATCTTGATGAGGTGGCAGGGGGTCCCAGGAAACCGGAGCTGGGTGGGAGGAGTTCAGCTGGAGAACAGCTGGCGCGTGGGGAGGATGAGAATCCCACATGGAAAGGGGCACGTGGTTGTGCGTTCTGGATCTTTTTCCTGGTGGGGAGAAGGCTGGGGGTATGGGATGGAGGTTCTGGAacaaagaggagaggaagagacacTTCCAAAACCCCCCCACACCAGATGGGAGGCCCACCTGGTCACAAACCAGAAAGTCTGTTTTTGAAGAAGCGTCAGTGTCTAGTTGGAATTTGGGGATCTTGAGGGGCTTAGGGGGCATCAGATGGCAAGACTGGAGGAGCCAGTTGAGAGCTGACAGCTGGATGGGGAGAATCGCCAGGGTGTGTTAGGACTTGGGGATTCAAGAGCCAGACCATCTGGCCATAGAGAACTAGGGAGAGCAGCGGGGACTTGGGGTCCCAGCGTCCGATGGGGTTGGgggtgctccttggaagagacagacagacatggaTGGGGATCCGCCCCATAAAGTGAACGGGGCAGGGATCTGAGTGGGGAAGAGGACGAAACCCTGCTTGTTtcccaggagggaggaaggaccTGGTGGGAGCAAGGTGACAGTGAGGAGTGACAGGCTGGATTTTAGGGTGCGGctgggagagataagaaagagccTGGTATCCTGGTCTGGGCTGGACGGGGTTGGAGGGGTGAAGGCTGAGGTgccaggtgggaggggaaggagtTATGGAGCAGGGATGGTGGGGACAGCTGGAGAATCAGGGCCCaaccccaccctcccccatctTCCCCACTGTCTCACCGGTCCCTGCCAGGGACAGGGCAAGGCACAGAACCGGGAACCACATGGTGTCCAGGGGCAGGCAGGCGCTGAGCTTGTAGCTGGGGAGCCTTGCCAAAGGAGGCTTTTAaagccctcctccccctccccagggctccaCCCCTGCCCTGCTGGCACCCAGATGCTGGCTCAAGCCCTGCCCCTGCTTCCTGGGGGCTGGACAACCTTCTCCCACCCCGAGAGCTGTGGAACGGACGGGACACTGAGCACCTGTTCTTCTGCAGGCCCTCAATCGCGCTGGAAGCATTCCTGCGGCCAGAAGCCAGCCGGAGCAGGGCCTGGACCTTGCCCGTGGGGCCAGAGTTGGTGAGCAGAGGGGGAGAGGGGTGAGTGGGGGCAGGAACAGGATGGTGGAGGAACCACTAACTTCCACTACCAAGCCCCAGATACCTTAACCCCACATAAGGCTATGTACCCCCAAGACCCAATGCACCCTCAAATACCAGCAGTGGGGTTCTGATTCCTTTCTCCCCGAACCTCTTGGAGCCAAAGATGCCAATTTCTCAGCTCCCAGCAACCTTCTGAAATGTAAGTCTGGGCTTTCAGAAGGCCCTGACTCTTGCATTCCCAGGTTTGGAATCCAGGTCCCTACATCTACTGTTCCTTTCATAATAAAGTCTTAGGTacccatcaccaaatcctggcaTCTCCAGATGCAGAAATATGACATTTCAGTGGTTTCCAGAGTGAATTTCCCAGCATCTCAAAATCTAATGTCCCCTGCCCCAGACAATGGGAGGGTCCCATTATCTACCTCCTCCTGGTTTCC
The genomic region above belongs to Budorcas taxicolor isolate Tak-1 chromosome 18, Takin1.1, whole genome shotgun sequence and contains:
- the LOC128063377 gene encoding kallikrein-1-like, translated to MWFPVLCLALSLAGTGAVPPIQSRIVGGQECEKHSQPWQVAIYHFSTFQCGGVLVAPQWVLTAAHCKSENYQVWLGRHNLFEDEDTAQFAGVSEDFPNPGFNLSLLENHTRQPGEDYSHDLMLLRLQEPVQLTQDVQVLGLPTKEPQLGTTCYASGWGSVTPDEFSYPDDLQCVDLILLPNEKCATAHPQEVTECMLCAGHLEGGKDTCVGDSGGPLICEGMLQGITSWGHIPCGTPNKPSVYTKVILYLDWINKTMTDNP